From one Streptomyces sp. R41 genomic stretch:
- a CDS encoding DUF4910 domain-containing protein encodes MAPMTAVGEEMHALVERLYPLCRSITGDGVRATLEIVGEYVPLQVHEVPTGTQVLDWTVPQEWNIRDAYIADTAGNRVVDFAASSLHVLGYSVPVSATMPLAELRTHLHTLPDHPSWVPYRTSYYKPEWGFCLAQETLDALPDGDYEVRIDSTLEDGHLTYAEHVVPGQVPDEVIVSCHVCHPSLANDNLAGIAVATFLARALAQETPYYTYRFIYAPGTIGAITWLARNAERVDRVKHGLVLACAGDRGQLTYKQSRRGDAEIDRVMRHVLTASERPHHVDEFTPYGYDERQYCSPGFNLGVGSLSRTPYAGYPEYHTSADNPDFVFPEAMADTLAVCREAFAVLDRNRRYLNLSPYGEPQLGRRGLYDALGGRSDTKQAQMAMLWVLNLSDGEHSLLDVAERSGLPFDTVAVAADALHGAGLIKA; translated from the coding sequence GTGGCGCCGATGACCGCAGTCGGCGAAGAGATGCACGCCCTGGTGGAGCGGCTGTACCCGCTGTGCCGGAGCATCACCGGCGACGGTGTGCGCGCCACCCTGGAGATCGTCGGCGAGTACGTCCCGCTGCAGGTGCACGAGGTGCCGACCGGGACGCAGGTGCTCGACTGGACGGTGCCGCAGGAGTGGAACATCCGCGACGCCTACATCGCCGACACCGCCGGCAACCGGGTCGTCGACTTCGCCGCGTCCAGCCTGCACGTGCTCGGCTACAGCGTGCCGGTGTCGGCGACCATGCCGCTGGCCGAGCTGCGCACGCACCTGCACACCCTTCCGGACCACCCGAGTTGGGTGCCGTACCGCACCAGCTACTACAAGCCGGAATGGGGATTCTGCCTGGCCCAGGAGACCCTGGACGCGCTGCCGGACGGCGACTACGAGGTACGCATCGACTCCACGCTCGAAGACGGCCACCTCACCTACGCCGAGCATGTCGTCCCCGGGCAGGTCCCCGACGAGGTGATCGTCTCCTGCCACGTCTGCCACCCGTCGCTGGCCAACGACAACCTGGCAGGCATCGCGGTGGCGACGTTCCTGGCCCGGGCGCTGGCACAGGAGACGCCGTACTACACCTACCGGTTCATCTACGCGCCCGGCACCATCGGGGCGATCACCTGGCTGGCCCGCAACGCGGAGCGGGTGGACCGGGTCAAGCACGGCCTCGTGCTCGCCTGCGCCGGGGACCGGGGCCAGTTGACGTACAAGCAGAGCAGACGCGGCGACGCGGAGATCGACCGGGTGATGCGGCATGTGCTGACCGCATCCGAACGCCCGCACCACGTCGACGAGTTCACCCCGTACGGCTACGACGAGCGGCAGTACTGCTCGCCCGGGTTCAATCTCGGCGTGGGCTCGCTCAGCCGGACCCCGTACGCCGGCTACCCCGAGTACCACACCTCGGCGGACAACCCGGACTTCGTCTTCCCGGAGGCGATGGCGGACACCCTTGCAGTCTGCCGCGAGGCGTTCGCCGTGCTCGACCGCAACCGGCGGTACCTCAACCTCAGCCCCTACGGCGAACCACAGCTGGGCCGACGCGGGTTGTACGACGCGCTCGGCGGCCGCAGCGACACCAAGCAGGCCCAGATGGCCATGCTCTGGGTGCTCAACCTCTCCGACGGCGAGCACAGTCTGCTGGACGTCGCCGAGCGGTCCGGGCTGCCGTTCGACACCGTGGCCGTCGCGGCCGACGCCCTGCACGGCGCCGGCCTGATCAAGGCATGA
- a CDS encoding glycosyltransferase — MHVLVVHNRYNSAQPSGENKVVDQEVELLLAAGHRVEVFERRSDTIADRSLLGKVAVPLLVPWNPAVRTELAARLRTERPDVVHVHNVFPLLSPAVLAACADAGVPAVATLHNYTQVCPPGTLQRDGRPCTECVGSTPLPAVRHGCYRNSRLATVPLAVSLSVNRRRWWSGVERFFCISAAQRDVLVRAGMPAERLAVKHNFVPDPGTCREGTGEHLLYLGRLAEAKGVRLLMAAWDEIAASGGVGVPLVIAGAGPLEREVTAWAAGRDDVRYVGLYDGAECQKAVARSVAVVAPSTWLEAFGLVVVEAMAAGVPTVAAGHGAFVELVEDGVTGLLHRPGESASLASCIRRIAAEPARNREMGQAARRRYEQGFSPAVGLERLVEEYRTAIAGRSALARGGDTRASRGDGDSR; from the coding sequence ATGCACGTCCTCGTGGTGCACAACCGCTACAACTCGGCGCAGCCGAGCGGGGAGAACAAGGTCGTCGACCAGGAGGTGGAGCTGCTGCTCGCGGCCGGCCACCGGGTCGAGGTGTTCGAGCGGCGCAGCGACACCATCGCCGACCGGTCGTTGCTCGGCAAGGTCGCGGTGCCGCTGCTCGTGCCGTGGAACCCGGCGGTTCGCACGGAACTGGCCGCCCGCCTTCGCACCGAACGGCCGGACGTGGTGCACGTCCACAACGTCTTCCCGCTCCTGTCGCCCGCGGTCCTCGCCGCCTGCGCCGACGCCGGCGTGCCCGCCGTCGCCACGCTGCACAACTACACCCAGGTCTGCCCGCCCGGCACGCTGCAACGGGACGGCCGGCCGTGCACCGAGTGCGTCGGGTCGACGCCGCTGCCCGCCGTCCGGCACGGCTGTTACCGCAACTCCCGCCTGGCGACGGTGCCCCTCGCGGTCAGCCTGTCGGTCAACCGGCGGCGGTGGTGGTCCGGCGTGGAGCGGTTCTTCTGCATCTCCGCGGCGCAGCGCGACGTCCTGGTGCGGGCCGGTATGCCCGCCGAGCGCCTTGCGGTGAAGCACAACTTCGTGCCCGACCCGGGCACTTGCCGAGAGGGCACCGGTGAGCATCTGCTCTATCTCGGCCGGCTCGCGGAGGCCAAGGGCGTACGGCTGCTCATGGCCGCGTGGGACGAGATCGCAGCGAGCGGGGGCGTGGGCGTACCGCTCGTGATCGCCGGCGCGGGGCCGCTGGAGCGAGAGGTGACCGCCTGGGCTGCGGGCCGGGACGACGTGCGCTACGTCGGCCTGTACGACGGGGCGGAGTGCCAAAAGGCCGTCGCGCGGTCGGTCGCCGTGGTGGCTCCCTCGACCTGGCTGGAGGCGTTCGGCCTGGTGGTCGTGGAGGCGATGGCGGCGGGGGTCCCGACCGTCGCCGCCGGTCACGGCGCCTTCGTCGAACTCGTCGAGGACGGGGTGACCGGACTGCTGCACCGGCCGGGCGAGTCCGCCTCGCTCGCGTCCTGCATACGCCGGATCGCGGCCGAGCCGGCCCGCAACCGGGAGATGGGCCAGGCGGCCCGGCGCCGTTACGAGCAGGGGTTCAGCCCGGCCGTCGGCCTTGAGCGCCTGGTGGAGGAGTACCGCACCGCGATCGCGGGTCGGTCAGCACTGGCTCGCGGTGGGGACACCCGCGCGAGCAGGGGGGATGGGGACAGCAGATGA
- a CDS encoding class I SAM-dependent methyltransferase — protein MTRCRLCGSEAMASVVDLGATPPCESFLAADQLDQPEPAYPLHLRVCTDCWLAQIPPLITPEETFKEYAYFSSYSTSWVEHARTFVADAVERLALGPDAFVVEVASNDGYLLRHVVDRGIRCLGIEPSVNVGAAARDAGVPTLTEFLDPDTGSAVRAEQGPADLVVANNVYAHIPDVVGFTQGLRALVADDGWVSIEVQHLLTLIEENQYDTIYHEHFQYYTVASAIRALASGGLALVDVELLPTHGGSIRLWARPAEVAGEPSQRVADVLAREKAAGLQELSGYTEFSARVAKVRRDLLRFLIDAAERGETVVGYGAPGKGNTLLNHCGIRPDLLAYTVDRNPYKHGRFTPGTRIPILPPEQIAADKPDYVLVLPWNLRAELVEQLSFVHDWGGRLVFPIPELSIVEVASGKVTA, from the coding sequence ATGACACGATGCCGACTGTGCGGCTCGGAAGCGATGGCGAGCGTCGTCGACCTTGGGGCGACGCCACCATGTGAGAGCTTTCTCGCCGCGGACCAACTGGATCAACCGGAGCCCGCGTACCCGCTGCACCTGCGGGTCTGCACCGACTGCTGGCTGGCGCAGATCCCTCCGCTGATCACGCCGGAGGAGACGTTCAAGGAGTACGCGTACTTCTCCTCGTACTCGACCTCCTGGGTGGAGCACGCGCGCACGTTCGTCGCCGACGCCGTAGAGCGTCTTGCCCTCGGCCCGGACGCCTTCGTGGTCGAGGTCGCGAGCAACGACGGGTACCTGCTGAGGCATGTGGTGGACCGCGGGATCCGCTGCCTCGGCATCGAGCCGTCCGTGAACGTCGGCGCCGCGGCGCGGGACGCGGGTGTGCCCACGCTCACGGAGTTCCTGGACCCGGACACCGGCTCGGCCGTCCGCGCCGAGCAGGGCCCCGCGGACCTGGTCGTGGCCAACAACGTGTACGCGCACATCCCCGACGTGGTCGGGTTCACCCAGGGGCTGCGCGCCCTGGTCGCCGACGACGGCTGGGTCTCCATCGAGGTGCAGCACCTGCTGACCCTGATCGAGGAGAACCAGTACGACACGATCTACCACGAGCACTTCCAGTACTACACGGTCGCGTCCGCGATCCGAGCCCTTGCGAGCGGCGGACTCGCGCTCGTGGACGTCGAGCTGCTGCCTACGCACGGCGGCTCCATCCGGCTGTGGGCCCGGCCGGCCGAGGTGGCGGGGGAGCCGTCGCAGCGGGTGGCCGACGTGCTGGCCCGGGAGAAGGCCGCCGGGCTGCAGGAGCTGTCCGGGTACACCGAGTTCTCCGCTCGGGTGGCCAAGGTGCGCCGGGACCTCCTGCGGTTCCTCATCGACGCGGCCGAGCGCGGTGAGACGGTCGTCGGCTACGGCGCCCCGGGCAAGGGCAACACCCTGCTCAACCACTGCGGCATCCGGCCCGACCTGCTCGCGTACACGGTCGACCGCAACCCGTACAAGCACGGCAGGTTCACCCCGGGCACGCGCATCCCGATCCTGCCGCCCGAGCAGATAGCCGCCGACAAGCCGGACTACGTCCTCGTCCTCCCGTGGAACCTGCGGGCCGAGCTGGTCGAGCAGCTGTCCTTCGTGCACGACTGGGGCGGTCGGCTGGTCTTTCCCATCCCGGAACTGAGCATTGTCGAGGTCGCGTCTGGAAAGGTCACAGCATGA
- a CDS encoding polysaccharide pyruvyl transferase family protein, producing the protein MTSADETPVRVGVFGLLGSGNLGNDGSLEAVLGYLRAEHREAVVDALCGGPEAVTTRFGIPATRLHWYRGEYRTASRAGAVAAKGLGKLVDVFRTAAWVRRHDVVIVPGMGVLEATLPLRPWGFPYSLFLLCASGRLFGTRVALVSVGAATIGNRPTRALVRWSARLAAYRSYRDAQSRDAMRAMGVDTARDEVYPDLAFSLPTPRASAPSDSPGTVCVGVMDFHGGNDDRARAEEIYRRYLDGTIRFVRTLVEEGRPVRLLTGDECDASVVAAILDAVDSPLVTAAEPSSLADLMKEMAAADTVVAIRYHNLICALKTGTPVLALCYAAKSDALMTEMGLGAYCHPAREVDADRLLEQFRALEKRSAELRQTLTERNQAAARRLDHQFNSLTTALFPAADHAPTSRKAP; encoded by the coding sequence ATGACGTCCGCGGACGAAACTCCGGTGCGCGTCGGGGTGTTCGGCCTGCTCGGCTCCGGCAACCTCGGCAACGACGGGTCGCTCGAGGCCGTCCTCGGCTACCTGCGCGCCGAGCACCGGGAGGCGGTCGTGGACGCGCTGTGCGGCGGGCCCGAGGCCGTGACGACCCGGTTCGGGATCCCCGCGACGCGGCTCCACTGGTACCGCGGGGAGTACCGGACCGCGTCGCGTGCGGGCGCGGTCGCGGCGAAGGGTCTGGGCAAACTCGTCGACGTCTTCCGCACCGCCGCCTGGGTGCGCCGGCACGACGTGGTGATCGTGCCGGGCATGGGCGTCCTGGAGGCCACGCTGCCGCTGCGGCCGTGGGGTTTCCCGTACTCGCTGTTCCTGCTCTGCGCATCCGGCCGGCTGTTCGGCACCCGGGTCGCGCTGGTCAGCGTCGGCGCCGCGACGATCGGCAACCGGCCGACCCGGGCCCTGGTGCGCTGGTCGGCGCGGCTGGCCGCGTACCGGTCGTACCGGGACGCCCAGTCCCGCGACGCGATGCGGGCGATGGGCGTGGACACCGCGCGCGACGAGGTCTACCCGGACCTCGCCTTCTCCCTGCCGACGCCGCGGGCGAGCGCCCCCTCGGACTCGCCCGGCACGGTCTGCGTCGGCGTCATGGACTTCCACGGCGGCAACGACGACCGCGCCCGGGCCGAGGAGATATACCGGCGCTACCTCGACGGGACGATCCGGTTCGTCCGCACGCTGGTCGAGGAGGGCAGGCCGGTCCGGCTGCTCACCGGCGACGAATGCGACGCGTCGGTGGTCGCCGCGATCCTCGACGCGGTGGACTCGCCGCTGGTCACCGCTGCCGAGCCGTCCTCACTGGCCGACCTGATGAAGGAGATGGCGGCTGCCGACACCGTGGTGGCGATCCGGTACCACAACCTGATCTGCGCGCTGAAGACCGGTACGCCGGTGCTCGCTCTCTGTTACGCGGCCAAAAGCGACGCGCTCATGACGGAGATGGGCCTCGGCGCGTACTGCCATCCGGCGCGCGAGGTCGACGCCGACCGGCTGCTCGAGCAGTTCCGGGCGCTGGAGAAGCGATCGGCCGAGCTGCGGCAGACCCTCACCGAGCGGAACCAGGCCGCCGCCCGCCGACTTGACCACCAGTTCAACTCCTTGACCACGGCCCTGTTCCCTGCGGCCGACCACGCCCCCACCTCGCGGAAGGCTCCATGA
- a CDS encoding O-antigen ligase domain-containing protein, with translation MGGDLTRDGLPGGPDTAATQPGAEPRPAGTPRIVGIVWGLLVLNTLGSAGAKTIVPLPRSLIQMVTMGALVAAFALALTVNLRLRIRASAYVFLLTLLLVASVISSANLESGFGALFRCFRLALFVGTLWLLSRWWDGSLTFVRHHIRMYFAVLGSVAAGLVVSPGAALPDLYGGRLVGALWPLTPPQIGQYAAVIIGLTVLLVLGRRTDRVSAAVVIVPSFVLLALTHTRTATLGLFIGLALAIGSLILTTAAARRFFTWAVLIAVVAAVGFASALQSWFLRGQSKENFSSLTGRAKVWDALLAAPRSTSEQLFGVGLGDKSFGGLPIDNSWLAVYNEQGLIGVTLVAGIIIVLGGVALLRPPSLQRACAIFLISYCAIASYTEAGLGDASPYLLHLALAASLLAAPAEAAPLSMPEVPRRHIPRWARRSEVT, from the coding sequence ATGGGCGGGGACCTGACGCGCGATGGGCTGCCGGGCGGACCGGACACGGCGGCCACGCAGCCCGGCGCCGAACCGCGCCCTGCCGGCACACCGAGGATCGTCGGGATCGTCTGGGGACTGCTGGTCCTCAACACGCTCGGCTCCGCCGGGGCGAAGACCATCGTCCCGCTGCCCCGCTCCCTCATCCAGATGGTCACCATGGGCGCGCTGGTCGCCGCGTTCGCGCTGGCGCTCACGGTCAATCTCCGACTGCGCATCCGGGCCAGCGCCTACGTGTTCCTGCTCACCCTGCTGCTGGTGGCGAGCGTGATCTCCAGCGCGAACCTGGAGTCCGGGTTCGGCGCGCTGTTCCGCTGCTTCCGGCTGGCTCTCTTCGTCGGCACGCTGTGGCTGCTCAGCCGCTGGTGGGACGGCAGCCTGACGTTCGTCCGGCACCACATCCGGATGTACTTCGCGGTGCTCGGATCGGTGGCCGCCGGCCTGGTCGTCTCACCGGGCGCGGCCCTGCCCGACCTCTACGGCGGACGCCTTGTCGGCGCGTTGTGGCCGCTCACCCCGCCGCAGATCGGGCAGTACGCCGCGGTGATCATCGGGCTCACCGTGCTGCTCGTCCTGGGCCGCCGGACCGACCGGGTCAGCGCCGCGGTGGTCATCGTGCCGTCATTCGTGCTGCTCGCGCTGACCCATACCCGGACGGCCACGCTCGGCCTGTTCATCGGGCTGGCGTTGGCGATCGGCTCGCTCATCCTGACCACCGCGGCAGCCCGCCGGTTCTTCACCTGGGCGGTGCTGATCGCCGTGGTGGCCGCGGTGGGGTTCGCCTCCGCGCTGCAGTCGTGGTTCCTGCGCGGGCAGAGCAAGGAGAACTTCTCCAGCCTCACCGGTCGGGCCAAGGTCTGGGACGCCCTGCTGGCAGCGCCCCGGTCGACCTCGGAGCAGCTGTTCGGCGTGGGCCTGGGCGACAAGTCGTTCGGCGGGCTGCCGATCGACAACAGCTGGCTGGCCGTCTACAACGAGCAGGGTCTGATCGGCGTCACCCTCGTCGCGGGGATCATCATCGTGCTGGGCGGCGTCGCGTTGCTGCGGCCACCGTCGCTGCAGAGGGCCTGCGCGATCTTCCTGATCAGCTACTGCGCGATCGCGTCGTACACCGAGGCCGGTCTTGGCGACGCCTCGCCGTATCTGCTGCATCTGGCCCTGGCAGCCTCGCTCCTTGCGGCACCCGCCGAGGCCGCTCCCCTCTCGATGCCCGAAGTCCCTCGACGACACATCCCGCGCTGGGCCCGTAGATCGGAGGTGACCTGA
- a CDS encoding glycosyltransferase family 2 protein, which produces MTAQPRLSIGLPVYNGEEYLAESLDALLGQTYEDFELVISDNASTDGTQEICRKYAARDSRIRYLRLPRNIGATPNHNHVFAESRGELFKWASHDDLYARDLLQRCVEALDERPDVILAHADQAVIDGDGQVTVPYEYTLATDSPHPPERFRSMLFEPGGDDFYGVIRADALRRVKPMDSYHHADRTFVAEIALHGRFHQVPELLYFRRDHPTRAERANPSKRSRCVNLDPRRAGRLHPTPRLLAEYIWGFASAIRRAPLSPADRRACYRHLASWMTSRVRPGAGERVEDRAPVDPALLTVSVDALVAGREGRQA; this is translated from the coding sequence ATGACCGCCCAACCCAGGCTGAGCATCGGCCTGCCCGTGTACAACGGCGAGGAGTACCTGGCCGAGTCGCTCGACGCCCTGCTCGGCCAGACCTACGAGGACTTCGAGCTGGTCATCTCCGACAACGCCTCGACCGACGGGACCCAGGAGATCTGCCGCAAGTACGCCGCGCGGGACTCGCGCATCCGGTACCTCCGGCTGCCCCGCAACATCGGCGCCACGCCGAACCACAACCATGTGTTCGCCGAGTCCCGCGGCGAGCTGTTCAAGTGGGCCTCGCACGACGACCTTTACGCCCGCGACCTGCTGCAGCGCTGCGTTGAGGCGCTGGACGAGCGGCCGGACGTGATCCTCGCGCACGCCGACCAGGCGGTCATCGACGGCGACGGCCAGGTGACGGTCCCGTACGAGTACACGCTCGCCACCGACTCGCCGCACCCGCCGGAGCGCTTCCGCAGCATGCTGTTCGAGCCCGGCGGTGACGACTTCTACGGGGTGATCCGGGCCGACGCGCTGCGCCGGGTGAAGCCGATGGACAGCTACCACCACGCGGACCGCACGTTCGTCGCCGAGATCGCACTGCACGGGCGCTTCCACCAGGTGCCGGAACTCCTGTACTTCCGCCGCGACCACCCCACCCGCGCCGAGCGGGCGAACCCTTCCAAGCGCTCCCGGTGCGTCAACCTGGACCCGCGCCGGGCAGGCCGGCTGCACCCGACGCCCCGGCTGCTCGCCGAGTACATCTGGGGCTTCGCCTCGGCGATCCGGCGGGCGCCGTTGTCCCCGGCCGACCGGCGCGCGTGCTATCGCCACCTGGCCTCGTGGATGACCAGCCGGGTCCGGCCGGGCGCCGGCGAGCGGGTCGAGGACCGCGCCCCGGTCGACCCGGCCCTGCTCACGGTCTCCGTCGACGCCCTCGTCGCCGGCCGTGAGGGGAGGCAGGCATGA
- a CDS encoding glucose-1-phosphate cytidylyltransferase, whose amino-acid sequence MKVVLFCGGYGMRMRNGTSDDVPKPMAMVGPRPLIWHVMRYYAHFGHTEFILCLGYGAHHIKDFFLNYEETTSNDFVLRGGRTELLSTDIADWTITFAQTGIESPIGERLRRVRHHLDGDEMFLANYADVLTDAPLPEMIENFARRDAGASMMVVPPQSSFHCVDLGEDGLVGGITAVSDMPLWENGGYFVLRQEVFDHIPENGDLVADGCAQLAKRGRLVAHQHRGFWKPTDTVKERAALDDAYARGDRPWAVWEHDGASAGARA is encoded by the coding sequence ATGAAGGTCGTTCTGTTCTGCGGCGGTTACGGGATGCGCATGCGCAACGGAACCTCCGACGACGTGCCCAAGCCGATGGCGATGGTCGGGCCGCGCCCGCTGATCTGGCACGTCATGCGCTACTACGCGCACTTCGGGCACACGGAGTTCATCCTGTGTCTCGGGTACGGGGCGCATCACATCAAGGATTTCTTCCTCAACTACGAGGAGACGACGTCCAACGACTTCGTGCTGCGGGGCGGGCGGACCGAGCTGCTGTCCACCGACATCGCGGACTGGACGATCACGTTCGCGCAGACTGGCATCGAGTCACCGATCGGGGAGCGGCTGCGCCGGGTGCGGCACCACCTGGACGGCGACGAGATGTTCCTCGCCAACTACGCCGACGTGCTCACCGATGCCCCGCTGCCGGAGATGATCGAGAACTTCGCCCGGCGCGACGCCGGGGCGTCGATGATGGTGGTGCCGCCGCAGTCCTCGTTCCACTGCGTGGACCTCGGCGAGGACGGCCTGGTGGGGGGCATCACCGCGGTGAGCGATATGCCGCTGTGGGAGAACGGCGGCTACTTCGTGCTTCGCCAGGAGGTCTTCGACCACATACCGGAGAACGGGGACCTGGTCGCCGACGGCTGCGCCCAACTGGCCAAGCGTGGACGGCTGGTGGCGCACCAGCACCGCGGCTTCTGGAAGCCGACCGACACCGTGAAGGAGCGGGCCGCGCTCGACGACGCCTACGCCCGGGGCGACCGTCCGTGGGCCGTGTGGGAACACGACGGCGCGAGTGCCGGAGCGAGAGCGTGA
- a CDS encoding PIG-L deacetylase family protein produces MIRLGAGRLDRIVAVGAHCDDIAIGAGGTLLTMCLAHPGTRVDALVLSGGGSEREQEERAALAAFCPGADLRLTVLKLPDGRMPAHWEEAKAAVEELRLQTEPDLVLAPRTDDAHQDHRGLAQLLPTAFRDHLVLGYEIVKWDGDLGRPAAYQPLSPEIAELKVRLLQEHYPSQRHRPWYDREAFLGLARIRGIECHARYAEAFAVTKLTLNLGD; encoded by the coding sequence GTGATCCGGCTCGGGGCCGGGCGCCTGGACCGGATCGTCGCGGTAGGGGCGCACTGCGACGACATCGCCATCGGCGCCGGCGGCACGCTGCTGACGATGTGCCTCGCGCACCCGGGCACCCGGGTCGACGCGCTGGTGCTCTCCGGCGGTGGCAGCGAGCGGGAGCAGGAGGAGCGGGCCGCGCTCGCCGCCTTCTGCCCGGGCGCCGACCTGCGGCTGACCGTGCTCAAGCTGCCGGACGGACGGATGCCCGCGCACTGGGAGGAGGCCAAGGCCGCGGTCGAGGAGCTGCGTCTGCAGACCGAGCCGGACCTGGTCCTCGCCCCGCGTACCGACGACGCGCACCAGGATCACCGCGGCCTGGCGCAGCTGCTGCCCACCGCGTTCCGCGACCACCTCGTGCTCGGCTACGAGATCGTCAAGTGGGACGGCGATCTCGGCCGACCGGCGGCGTACCAGCCGCTGTCGCCCGAGATCGCCGAACTGAAGGTGCGGCTGTTGCAGGAGCACTACCCCTCGCAGCGGCACCGGCCCTGGTACGACCGGGAGGCATTCCTCGGCCTTGCCCGGATCCGCGGTATCGAATGCCACGCGCGCTACGCCGAGGCGTTCGCCGTCACCAAACTCACGCTCAATCTGGGGGACTGA
- a CDS encoding NAD-dependent epimerase/dehydratase family protein, protein MRVLLTGHQGYLGTVMAPVLAAAGHEVVGLDAGLFADCVLGPAPADPSGHRVDLRDVTAEHVAGVDAVIHLAALSNDPLGSLAPELTYDINHHASVRLARLARDAGVRRFLYASTCSVYGAAGGDDLVTEDAPLRPVTPYAESKVRVEDDLHALADDDFTPVFMRNATAFGYSPRLRADIVLNNLVGHALLSGEVLVLSDGTPWRPLVHAADIARAFTAALTAPQEAVHDRAFNIGSETNNVTVAEIAEQVAEAVTGAKVRITGENGADPRSYRVDFSRFRAAIPGFDCEWTVKQGALELADAYRKFDLTREDFERRFTRLAVLSAASDAGTVDDTLRWRR, encoded by the coding sequence TTGCGCGTACTGCTGACCGGACACCAGGGCTACCTGGGCACCGTGATGGCCCCGGTCCTCGCGGCCGCCGGACACGAGGTCGTCGGCCTCGACGCCGGCCTGTTCGCCGACTGCGTCCTCGGCCCGGCGCCCGCGGACCCGTCGGGGCACCGGGTGGACCTGCGCGACGTCACGGCCGAACACGTGGCGGGGGTGGACGCCGTGATCCACCTGGCCGCGCTCTCCAACGACCCGCTGGGATCGCTGGCGCCGGAACTCACCTACGACATCAACCACCACGCGTCCGTACGGCTGGCCCGGCTGGCCCGCGACGCCGGAGTGCGGCGCTTCCTGTACGCGTCCACCTGCTCGGTCTACGGCGCCGCAGGCGGCGACGACCTGGTGACCGAGGACGCCCCGCTGCGCCCGGTGACGCCGTACGCGGAGTCCAAGGTGCGGGTGGAGGACGACCTGCACGCGCTGGCCGACGACGACTTCACCCCGGTGTTCATGCGCAACGCCACCGCTTTCGGCTATTCGCCCCGGCTGCGCGCCGACATCGTGCTGAACAACCTGGTGGGCCACGCCCTCCTGTCCGGCGAGGTGCTGGTGCTCTCCGACGGCACCCCCTGGCGCCCGCTGGTGCACGCCGCCGACATCGCAAGGGCCTTCACGGCCGCGCTGACCGCGCCGCAGGAAGCGGTGCACGACCGGGCGTTCAACATCGGCAGCGAGACCAACAACGTCACGGTCGCCGAGATCGCCGAACAGGTCGCCGAAGCGGTGACCGGCGCGAAGGTGAGGATCACCGGCGAGAACGGTGCCGATCCGCGGTCGTACCGGGTGGACTTCTCCCGGTTCCGCGCCGCAATTCCTGGCTTCGACTGCGAGTGGACGGTGAAGCAGGGCGCGCTCGAACTCGCCGACGCCTACCGGAAGTTCGACCTGACCCGGGAGGACTTCGAGCGACGCTTCACCCGCCTCGCCGTGCTGAGCGCGGCGTCCGACGCCGGCACCGTCGACGACACCCTGCGGTGGCGCCGATGA